The Triticum urartu cultivar G1812 chromosome 6, Tu2.1, whole genome shotgun sequence genome includes the window ATCTGCTCGGGGTGAGGGGAAGCTGACGAGGCTAGGGGGCTCGGCCTTATCGCCGCGACGACGAGACGCGGTGTGGCGAGGTGGTCGAGCGGCGACCGCGCGCCTCGGTCGGGTGAACAGGGGGAAGGGGACGACTGCGGGAAAGTGGGCTAGGCTAGACCACCTGGGCCGGCCGGTGGCTAAGGCCTAGGGGGTTTTCTCCATTTCTATTTTTCTTTTACCTTTTCTTTGCTTTctgttttctttttagttttataaaatataaTGTTAGTACATAAATTAGTATTTATAATTAGGCTACTACCATAATTAAGTTGGTACATTCATTAAATAGTTTGCATTTGCTTATTATTCTAAGAGCATTTAAATTATAGTTTTGCCGTTGTTTTATTCATTTTAGAGTATTTAAgcattttataaaagtgtggtttctccaccataattaactatgcattatttggcttactccgaacattttagttttaatgtttgaaaacttttgtttgccatattttgaatttgaatttgaatcgtttttttgaactaacacgagattagtaacagtaatcgaggtgacatggcatcattagtagaggtttactgtagcttaaatatccgggcgtcacaccaATGGACTTCGTGGTCTGGAAGGTGTGAGGGCCCctgaaattcaaaattttcactTGGCTGGCGTTGCAAGATAGGATTTGGACCGCTGATCGGCTAGAGCGACGTGGTTGGGCCAATTGTGGCCTCTGCGGTTTGGAAACATAACCGCAGAGGCCAAttatgtctatggttaggaaacataaccatcattgattcaacgagctagtcaaatagaggcatactagtgacattctgtttgtctatgtattcacatatgtactgagtttccggttaatacaattctagcatgaataataaacatttattataatacaatgaaatataaataactactttattattgcctctagggcatatttccttcaagagcATCATGGAGGTGTGCTCGAACTTCGGCTCCATGCCTGACATGCAGAAGGAATCTGATGCAGTGCTCATTAGGGCCACTGCacaagagttgaagatgctgatTCCTAACCCAACGAAGGACGCGATGGCAGTCGACATCATTCGCTGGGCCATGAATAAGGCCGTCTCCGACGATGCTAAATAGAGGAAGAGGTGGTCCAAGTACAAGAACTACTGGGCTCCTGATCACTGCAGGGCCCAGTGTACTGGGAGACGGCAATCGTGCCGCCGGTGGTCATCGATGGGGAGCCTAAGGAGGAGGAAGAACCGATGCAGATGCCAGTGAGAGCGCCAGAGCGAGGCCGTCGTACTTGGCAGATGGACCTCGACTCCTCCGAGAGCGACGACCACCCGCCGCACAGCGGCGATGGACAAGAAGATAAAGGCCAGACACTCGACCCGCCACTCCGCACGCCGGTGACTGCCGACGCTGTTAGCCAGTGTCTGTTGTGTGCCCCCAATCCCTCAATCGCCCTTCAGCTCCATCCAAATCTACCTCTGTTCTGATCTTGCATGAACTAGTATGAACTCGTATGAACTATTATGAACTGTCATGCTTATCTACCTCTATTCCCCATTCCCCTCTCCATCGTGGATCGAATCTACCGCCGGATCGAACACGGGAAAGTAGTACATGACGAACAGAAAAGTGCTTACCGCCATTGCCGCGGGCCAGGTGAAGATCCGCTCGCCGGTGATGGAGTCCGGTGGTCTTCTTGCTCTCCTTCGATCCACCGCCGCCGGTGAGAGTTGGGAGACTGAGGGAGAGTGGGAAGAGGGAGCGGTGAGGGGCGGTGAGGCTAATAACTGCCGACGCTTCGGGAAGAGACGCAGCTTCTCGAGCGTGGCTGCGCATGTGCAGCCGCCAACCACGTGCACCGCTCGGGCCTGACTCTAGAGAAATTGCCGATTCAATCGTTTTCAGGAAGTTAGGTCAAGAAGTACTTTAAACATCGTGCCATGCAGGCCCACCCAACAGTGTATGCAGCCAGCTAAACAGACAGTTTTCCTTCTACGTGGGTCTGGTTGGGCAAACACGCCCCTAAATGCTCCTGATGGTCacaaaattcagcacgaaaacACTACGATTCTTGAAGACTCTAGAGACAGCATATCTTCTGGCTGGCTCTGCCCGCGTCACGCCGGCCCGCTGCGGCGGTCAGTCGGAGCACATGACTCCGCCCGGAATCTTCCTGTGCCGCCGCTTCTGTTTCAGGCGAGGCCTTTGTCCCCGCCATCGCCAGCGGTCCATGAGCACAGTAGTAGTAGGTTAGATCCAATCTGGCCTGCAGATTGCGCAACGGTCCCGACTGACTGGCAGAGCGAAGCAAAGGCAACAGCGGCGGTGCCGCCGCCGTTTGCATCGCTGCTACGTGCTCCCCCGGATCCGCAACACACGGCGCCGTTGTCGCCGCcgtgtgcatgcatgcatcaccCATCTATCGCCGGTGGTGTCTTCTCCATTGCCGGCCTCGCCAAGTTCCTCGTCGGTTACAGTGACGGGCATGGGCATGGCCGTCCCGGTTGGCTACGCTGGTCTCTCTCTGCTAGCTTGTGTTACCGAAGCGGCGGCCGGCAGGGCGACGGATAGGCTCGGGCGACCAGCGGAATTTGTCAAGCGCAAGTTCCGACGAAAGAATCTCGCAAAGTTGGCGGTAGAAAGCAAGGGGACAAAACGAGGTCAGCTGAGCTGAGCGCGAGGGCGCATGGAAAAGAGCCGAAAGTGATAGGGAACGTGGCCTGAGAGCGCCCGCGGACAGACATCCCGTTCAGAGGATCGCATTAACAATCCCTAATGCCGGTGCTCGCTGTCGATTAGTGCCAGCCAAAAGAGTAGTGTTTATCCCTTCCTTCATCCCTTCTGTCTGTCGAGGCCACCCTGATCAAGAAAGATCGTCTCGTAGCCATGGCACGGCGCCATATCTCGGCTGCTGTTTCTAATGAATCGTACAGGTTCAGAAAAACCGTCTCAAAGTTAGCAGAGGATCGCAGCTCAGAGCATCGAATATTTGTGGGCAGAGCCGGAGGTGTTGTATCGCCATCCATCTAGACCTGACCAGCGACCATGCCTCGTCGCAGATGCTACAGTAAATAAGCTCGCTGCAGACACCGTCGCTACCGCCCAAGCAGAATCTAACCTTGCCGTGCAGCTCCAAGTTTGATGCTCTGTCTGCTGCGTGAGGATTGACTGATTGGGGGAGCGCTGCAAGCGCCAAGCTGATTGATCTTGCGCCCTTTTCTGAAAAGATGGCACCGTGATTTTGGACCCCGAAATCTCGACGAAATCTGGCTCCGGTGGTCACCGTGGTCCGGCCGGCCTTAAAGCCGAGCCTCTTTTAACCATACTGACCATACGTTGCGTTGACATgtaggcctcttttggttcataggataggattattaTAGGAATAGAAattttgtaggaaatgagataacatgtatctcaaatcttatgagtaggaataggaaacaagatgtcatttgATTGACACTAAATTTTTTTCATTAAGTCTAGtcttttttttattttcctatgaaatgtgaaggataggaatcaatcctatgtaggaataggaattCATTTCTATAAATCAAAGGGTTttaaagaaaaaaattctataaGGATCCTATCTTCTGGAATTTCTATGAAGTGAAACTGTAAACCAGAGCGACGTGGTGCCCGTCTCGGCGCCGCTGCGGCACGTCGCTGCACGTCCCGTCCGATAGATGGATGGATGCATGACGAGGAGCGTGCATGGAGAAGCCGGTACGTCCGTCCATGTCTGTACCGCGCCACATGAATGAATAAATAAAAGGTACACCACAAAGCTCCAACCAACGTCGCAGACTGGCTCCCCGTGCCAAATAATGTACACCAGGGTAGAATGACATTGACACTGACACTGACGCTGGTACATGTAAACACCATCTTGATTTGCTTCATGTACGTAGTAAACATCAGATTAAGTTTTTTTGAACATGACACCAGATTAAGTTtacatcacacacacacacggatTACTACTGGCACGCACACAAACGCATATCTGAACGCCAACGACCGTAGGAACGTCGAGAACGAGAAAGATGCTTGACTTCTTTTGCGGTCAAGGTGAGCACGAACGGCCGGGAGTGTGACTGTCACGGCGACGCTGGCCAGTCGAAGCCAGCGTAGCTCTCGCTGAAGCCGCCGCCGTAGAACCGCACCTCGAGGTTCTCCACGAGGCCCGGCCCGTCGCCCCACACcgcctcgtcgtcgtcgtcgctgccgACCACGCCGTAGTACTCGTCGTCGTCCATGAGCTCCCACGAGTAgacgtcgtcgtcgtcgtcgtcggagCACTCCTCCCAGTAGCTGTTCTCGAAGCAGTCGTCGACGCCCGGGCCGAGGACGCTGAGCCGCGGGTGGCGCTCCCGCAGCAGCGCCTCGTCGACGGCCCAGCAGCCGCGCAGGTCGACGAACTCCAGGCCCCGGCACCGGGAGAGCACCTCCAGGATGGCCTCCGTGGTGACCAGCATGTAGCCAACCTCCAGGTGGCGGAGCGCCGGCATGGTGCGCGCGATGGCGCGGGCCTCGTCGTGCTGCCCGCACGCGTTGCGCCCGGCCACGTCGATCGGGTGCATCACGCGCCGGAGCGCCGCCAGGGACCGGCAGTGGCGGCCGAACGCCTCGAGCGCGCGCGCGCCGATCTTGGTGCAGCTGCTGACGTCCAGGAACGTGAGGTTGGGCAGCCCCGGCGCCACCGCCTCCACCACGGCGTCGCTGATCTCGCTCCGCGGGATCTCCAGCGTCCTCAGAGCGCGCGCGCTAGCCAAGCAAACAAAATTCGTGAGCCCTCAGAGCGCCCGCGATGGTGGGCGAGCGAGTGAGATGCTTGATGCTTACTGGTCGCCGATGAAGGAGAAGAGCGGGTCGCAGGGGAGGCCGGAGACGCAGATGCGGCGGCAGGCGCCGGAGCTGCGGCGGAGGAGCAGGTCGAGCATGCGGACGAGGTGGTCCGGGCGGCTGTGCCGCTGCTGGCTCCACTCCTCGATGTCGATCTCCTGCCAGCAGTAGGGCCCGGCCACGACGCGCCCCCAGGACTTGCACACCCGCGGCACCACCGTCAGCACCTCCTGCAGCGGCAGGTTGCGGAAGACGAGCCCCAGCGCGTCCGGCAGAAGCTCCTCCCAGCACCGGTACTCGCTCTCCCCCAttgctcctcctcctctcccctgCGGCCAAAGAGGTGCAAAATCAACGCAATTCCCCGCTCCGACCAGCCAAGAACCAGAAGCCTCCGGCCATTTCCGCTCCTCCGGCTGAGGTTGGCCGCCTACCTACCTTGGAGTAGGAGATCGATCACTGGAGGGTCAGTGAAGCAGCTGGGAGCGGTAGACTCTCCTCGGAGCAGAGCGGAGCGGACGGCCACGGTGAGCGAAACCCAAATGTGGGAGAAGCGAGAGGGGAGCAAGATATAAGAAGCGCACCAGAAAGGATGGCAAGCTTGATTAGGCGCTGCTAATTACTACTACTGGTACTAATAGCGAGTAGGGGGTACCAGGAACGGCACGGCACGGCACGGATCTGAAAAGAGGGCCTCTTGCAGGGGCGGAAAAGGGCCGTCGGGGCCGGTGTGTACGCTTGACAGTTGGTCCTGCCCGTCATCCGTCCGTGTGCACATCAGGGTCAAGGAGAAGCCTGGGTACGTGTGGGAAATGAAGAAAACACTTGAGCCTCAGCCTTCTGATGAGGGTAGGGTAGGGTAGGGTAGGGTAGGGTAGATGTGTGTTCGTTTTTACCTTCGTGAATCTGCGAGGAACAGTGGCCGGAGCGTGCTGCTGGCCTGCACATTTACCGGATTGACGATGGGGGAGAAGATGGCCCGGATTCCAATTGGGATCCGCCCGGGGAGAATGCTCTGCTGGTGTAAAAATTGTTCATAGTAAAACCACTATAGAGGTTGTTGAACGTGATCCCTGATATTAGGCGAATACATGGCCAGTTAGTAAAAATTAAAACCATGGCTCCGTGGAGACTGATGATCCATGTATTGCAACAAGTTGGAACAGTAGCAGTCTATCGCAGTATTGGCGCTTCCACGATACAGTGCCGGCGATGCAACGTGCAACTAATCGTGCAGGTGGATTCGTTTCATGAATAAATGCAGGAGATGTATGCATCGTACTGCTCCTGTTGCTCCCATCATTACCAATGCAAATGCAGCAGCGCTTCTTCCGGTACTAGCAAACCAGCAATTGCAGTAGGTCTAGGAATATCAATGCTCTCCTTTCCCCTTTAACAGTTGAGGGACATATATAAACGTATAAAAAATTCCCAGTAAAAAAGAAGAAGGAGGAGCAATGCTTCATTCTTTGTAACTTGTTCGAGTTATTAATATTATTAAGGCAGCATGATAGGTCTTTGATGCAGTGCTTGTTTGATCTGTGAAAAAGTCTAATTTGGCTCGCGGAGAATAATGTAAGTTGCGCATGTCTTGAAGCAGTGTTTCAGAGAAGTTGGTGGTCACATAAAAAAAATGTCCTTGGTGTCATGGTGTGCGATGCAAATGGTCTGATTAGGGTGCATCCTGAAATTCAATATACTATCTAAATTGTGGGAGTAAATGTCGAGGTGCAAATTTTGGACGAAAGATATGACCACTTTTGTCACATATCACTCTACGCTGTCGACCTACATATATGTTAGACTTTCTTACCGAGAGCATAAGAGAATAATTCAAATAATTCTAAATTATGCTTGGTTCCTGGGTGTATGTACACCTTATATGTGGAAACAGACTGAACATTAAAAATTCAAATAATTCTAaattatttttttaaaataaactTGACCTTCTATCGTTCTTGTAAAAAAATCAACAAAAATAAGAAAACCTTTCACTTTTATAAAAAATCGCTCAAAATAGTGTCAATAGTGACTTACAATAGCAAAAAAAAATTGCCCTGAAGCCAACACTGTTTTTTTTATTTGTGAAAATTTATATACTAGTGCAAAAGAAAGTCAAGTTAATTCAAAAAAAGATCTGAACTATCTCCATCGAAACGGCGGCTCTCCGCGATCAGTGTTGGATCTGGGCGGCGTTGTCTACTCGTCTCAGATCCTTCGAGATCTGTGCAGGTGCTTCATGTGTCTTCATGTTGGTGCCAAGGTAATGATCTTCTTCTTCCTGCTTTTTGTGGTGGTGGTGTTGCGGGCAGCCAACAGAACACCAGCTTTGGCGGGTTGAGATAATGTTCCCAAGTATTTTTTTTGTGGCACAAGTTATGGCCTTCTTTTCTCTCCCTGGGTTTCTCCTTGACGCAACATACCATTCTTTTGTGGTTCGTGCTTCTCCCCCATCGCTAAGGCGTTCTCTTCGCCGTCGTTGCAAATGTAGCACATTTTTTGTTCAGGGAGATGATTCGGCTCCGAAATCTCTGATCTACACAAGGCTTCTATGATGATGGATTATCCTTGGGGACATTGACTCGGCTCAGTTAGACCTTAGCGTGCCGGCTTTTCGACCATAGAATACAATGTCAAATGGCTCTGCTTTGACAATCAACGGCGGCGCGACTTTGGCCCGTGCTGAAAATTAAATTTCGTTGGCTTTGCGAAGTCTTATTGCATTTTTTTTCACATTCCTGTAATGTAAGATACATCCTACTTTCTACCATGCCTGTTTCTGCGGATTATAAATTTCTGAAATTTGTATCCTTAAACTTCTTCGGTACGTGTGCTCACGACGGTAGCTATCTTGAGTAGAAGGGAGGACGTGATGATGTGAATGCATCCGCGGGCTGTTGATTTCGCACGTACGGGCGGCGagacgcatgcatgcatgcatgccgatGTCAATGCATGCCAGCACGTACGCTTTACGTGGGACAACCCTGGCGGTGGCGGGCTCCCTCTCCTGCGCCGGGGTTGAATTACGGGGCCGTGCACCGTGCTCCTGTCGGCCGCACGCACATCGTCCATCATCGGACTGCCCTACACTTCGTTGTAGCCGGCAACCGGTGCTCGTGACTCGCGAGGCATGTGGGTGTCTCTTATTTCAAGACACATTTTTGCATGAGCACGAGGATGCATTTGCGCCACAATGTCCTCTTCCTAGACTAGCGTGCAGCGATTCCCATGCACGTATGTAATTTGAACTAAAATCACGACAATTAAATCAGAACGGAAGGAGTAGTACATACGTGGTTTGCATATAATAAAACCAAGAACGTACCGAAACCGATCGTATGCAGTGCAGGGAGCAAAAAAAGCAGTACTAGCACGTCGTGTGTATACCGAACATGAGAACATCCGGCGAAAATGCCAAACGGAGACCGAGCTCCATGGATGTCTTTATTTGAGAACTTCAAAATTCAaacttttcagttttaaaaaattctgaaaataaatACACATATACCTAGATACATAATGTACATGTGTGCAAATTTTTAGTTTGAAATACAATAAAATGTGAGCTACACAAAAAAAACAAATCTGAGGCTTTTTAGCATACGTACTGTTCATCTTTAAAGTCCATGATTTTGTTTTTTTGTGCAGCTCGCAATTCAAGGTATTTCATTCTAAAAAAATTCACACATACACTTTACATCCTTGCATACATGTCTaattttttttcataatttttaaACTGAAATTTGTgaattttgatttttttaaataaaaagCTCCATGAAGCTCGGTCTTCAAAATGCCCTACTCAACATCTGGCGTTTTCTTTAACAACGTTCGAGCCTGCGTAGGGTGCGGCAGTTGAAGATCGGCGGCGAGCACGTCAGCGTGTTCTGACGGCTATTTAAAGATTTACAAGGCGTCAGATCAAAGATGCCGGATGTTTCATGCAGAGTTGATCGAGTTTGTTTTCTCGGGGAAATGTATTCTGGCGTCAGAGGACGGTCGAATCAGCTTAAacgtaaggccaactccaccgcgcgaccctcGGCCCTGTCTGTTTGAGGTAAAAGGGACATATCAGACGACCCAGCGCGCGACCCCATTCTAAAAAGACGCCCGTTTTCTGTCCGCTTCACCCCATCCTGGGGCTAAAGTTGGGCTGGTTTTGGGTCTGAAACGGACACGAGCGGACGCTCTCTGGGTCGTCCTCGTCCGGGGCATGTCCTTTTGCATGTGACCCTGGCCCGCTGTCATTGGCCCACACACCCACCCACCCATCCCTTtctctctcctcttttttctcttCCTGGCCTACCACGCCCTGCACACCACGACGAGGCAAAACAGCCGTGGCCGCCGAGGAGCACGCGGCGCGGTGGCGCCCCATCGgccggccgcctcgccgtcgTTGAGGCCCCGCCGCCGCGGCCGGCGAGCATGTGCAGGGCGCGGGCGAGCGCGCAGGCgagcggg containing:
- the LOC125514713 gene encoding F-box protein FBW2-like, with translation MGESEYRCWEELLPDALGLVFRNLPLQEVLTVVPRVCKSWGRVVAGPYCWQEIDIEEWSQQRHSRPDHLVRMLDLLLRRSSGACRRICVSGLPCDPLFSFIGDHARALRTLEIPRSEISDAVVEAVAPGLPNLTFLDVSSCTKIGARALEAFGRHCRSLAALRRVMHPIDVAGRNACGQHDEARAIARTMPALRHLEVGYMLVTTEAILEVLSRCRGLEFVDLRGCWAVDEALLRERHPRLSVLGPGVDDCFENSYWEECSDDDDDDVYSWELMDDDEYYGVVGSDDDDEAVWGDGPGLVENLEVRFYGGGFSESYAGFDWPASP